In Silene latifolia isolate original U9 population chromosome 3, ASM4854445v1, whole genome shotgun sequence, a single window of DNA contains:
- the LOC141648896 gene encoding uncharacterized protein LOC141648896, producing the protein MRKPELSGRMAKWSIHLSGYDLKFEHRAAIKSQALADFVSDFYPSLQTQAEKDILTLEEDKGEQTWELNVDGASNIKGAGVGLVLKSPQGDLLVQAIRCEFKASNNEAEYEALILARDPTMMAYLEIAQELKLRFKTFNIKQIPRDQNVEADA; encoded by the exons ATGAGGAAACCAGAGTTATCAGGTAGAATGGCCAAATGGTCCATACACCTGAGTGGCTACGATCTGAAATTTGAACATCGGGCAGCAATCAAGTCTCAGGCTCTAGCAGACTTCGTCTCCGACTTTTACCCCTCCCTCCAGACGCAGGCCGAGAAAGACATCCTCACTCTGGAGGAAGACAAAGGGGAGCAGACGTGGGAGCTGAATGTGGATGGAGCTTCCAACATAAAGGGAGCAGGAGTTGGTCTGGTCCTTAAGTCGCCCCAAGGGGACCTGTTGGTCCAAGCAATTCGGTGCGAATTCAAAGCTAGCAACAacgaggcagaatatgaagccttgATCCTGG CTAGGGACCCCACCATGATGGCCTACCTAGAAATAGCGCAAGAGTTGAAACTCAGGTTCAAGACCTTCAACATTAAGCAAATCCCCAGGGACCAGAATGTGGAGGCTGATGCTTAG
- the LOC141648897 gene encoding uncharacterized protein LOC141648897, with product MKIFGLDVKYWGGESLRKLSSGVGKFIKCDDPTLHKQFLGFACIMVEVDVDQQFPSVVDFLDENGKNQSVRIEYDWLPVSCTACKGVGHTAEKCRKGMVKQPVTKKVWKPRKIDPKQKEPAKQPPVRKLVQGLTKNCETKIKSRNWNKVTNNICSNWAICTNSHLHSGGRIWIIWDPALFEVDILDVTIQCIHTKVFDKARRKGFYFTVVYGLNSLGDREPLWQSIKSYHLQLNSPWLLCGDFNAIMERNERIGGAEITNAELRPMADAIRDCQLTDMKWLEQYPDSFAHFLPEGLFDHCPGLVHFEEERQRRGNSFKYYNMWSMAKEYKEVVIDGWSREVQGTPMFKIVSKLKGLKKGLLALNKDNFEDIENLTNLTELSLKHFQSLLVSDPYNKEWIENERACAQELTDMVKARDQFLKQKAKCDWMKYGDENTLLFPCRHQEEKGKE from the exons ATGAAAATTTTTGGTCTAGATGTCAAATACTGGGGTGGTGAAAGTCTCAGGAAGTTAAGTAGTGGAGTTGGGAAATTCATAAAATGTGATGACCCTACCCTTCATAAACAGTTCCTTGGATTTGCATGCATCATGGTTGAAGTTGATGTCGACCAACAGTTTCCTTCTGTAGTGGATTTCTTAGATGAGAATGGAAAGAATCAGTCTGTGAGAATTGAATATGATTGGTTGCCTGTGTCCTGTACTGCCTGTAAAGGGGTCGGACATACAGCTGAAAAATGCAGGAAGGGAATGGTAAAACAACCTGTTACAAAGAAAGTCTGGAAACCTAGGAAGATTGATCCTAAACAGAAGGAACCTGCTAAGCAACCACCTGTGAGGAAGCTGGTGCAGGGCCTGACAAAGAACTGTG aaacaaaaataaaaagtaggAATTGGAATAAGGTTACTAATAATATTTGTTCTAATTGGGCCATCTGTACTAATTCTCATCTTCATTCTGGAGGTAGAATCTGGATCATTTGGGACCCTGCTTTGTTTGAGGTGGACATATTGGATGTCACTATCCAGTGTATTCATACAAAAGTGTTTGATAAAGCTAGGAGGAAGGGTTTCTACTTTACTGTGGTTTATGGTTTGAACTCTCTGGGGGACAGAGAGCCTCTGTGGCAAAGTATTAAATCTTACCATCTGCAACTTAATTCTCCTTGGCTCTTGTGTGGTGATTTCAATGCCATCATGGAGAGAAATGAGAGGATAGGGGGTGCTGAGATCACAAATGCTGAACTTAGACCTATGGCTGATGCTATAAGGGACTGTCAGTTGACTGATATGAAG TGGCTTGAGCAATACCCTGATAGTTTTGCTCATTTTCTCCCTGAGGGACTGTTTGACCATTGTCCTGGTCTGGTTCACTTTGAGGAAGAGAGGCAAAGGAGGGGTAATTCTTTCAAGTATTATAATATGTGGTCTATGGCCAAAGAATACAAGGAGGTGGTGATTGATGGGTGGAGCAGGGAAGTGCAGGGCACTCCCATGTTTAAAATTGTTAGTAAATTAAAAGGATTGAAGAAGGGATTGCTGGCTCTTAATAAGGATAATTTTGAGGATATTGAAAACTTAACAAATTTGACTGAATTATCCCTGAAGCATTTTCAGTCACTCCTTGTTTCTGATCCCTATAACAAGGAGTGGATTGAGAATGAGAGAGCTTGTGCTCAAGAGCTTACTGATATGGTTAAAGCTAGAGATCAGTTCTTGAAACAAAAGGCTAAATGTGATTGGATGAAGTATGGGGATGAGAACACTTTGCTTTTTCCATGCCGCCATCAAGAAGAGAAGGGCAAGGAATAG
- the LOC141648898 gene encoding uncharacterized protein LOC141648898: MGILVTNCCEVCGVMAEDHNHLFFGCAFSKQCLLLIQLWCKVLLPAQDCIHWWITWRIHSATKKKVIGIILASLMYHLWQHRNTCRIDQVVLKPMVLVQRLKQDVRARLQVIDLQCKNRTVLEWVKEL; encoded by the coding sequence ATGGGTATTCTGGTTACTAACTGTTGTGAAGTTTGTGGAGTTATGGCTGAGGATCACAATCACCTCTTTTTTGGTTGTGCATTCAGTAAGCAATGCCTTTTATTGATACAACTATGGTGCAAGGTGCTGTTACCTGCACAAGACTGTATACACTGGTGGATCACATGGAGGATTCATTCTGCTACTAAGAAGAAGGTTATTGGGATCATTCTAGCAAGTCTCATGTATCATCTTTGGCAACATCGTAATACTtgtaggatagaccaagttgttCTTAAACCTATGGTACTAGTTCAGAGGTTGAAGCAAGATGTTAGAGCACGGCTGCAAGTGATTGATTTACAGTGTAAAAATAGGACTGTTCTTGAATGGGTGAAGGAGTTATGA